One segment of Solanum stenotomum isolate F172 chromosome 1, ASM1918654v1, whole genome shotgun sequence DNA contains the following:
- the LOC125847786 gene encoding ATP-dependent DNA helicase Q-like SIM isoform X3, with amino-acid sequence MDPDQVVAELVGMGFELSDITNAVEVVGPSIDSAIDYLLDDSRRNTASASTSTACFTSRAGMLGKRGSSSSSCSAGKIRQSSINEFTQSASRPKRSKTMNKLNMSQSEVLQRDTGGQNVHPPLEDSDLHVATEKAVSSSYCKDEDIGPDWQKKVKTLLQKHFGFPLLKDFQKDALEAWLSHQDCLVLAATGSGKSLCFQIPALLTGKVVIVISPLISLMHDQCLKLAKHGVSACFLGSGQTDRSVEQKAMAGMYSIIYVCPETILRLIKPLQSLAESRGIALFAVDEVHCVSKWGHDFRPDYRRLSVLRESFRMDTMKFLKFDIPIMALTATATTRVREDILQSLHMSKATKIVLTSFFRPNLRFLVKHSKTSSLASYKKDFHELISIYSRKGKSSAKNKFMSTNLEENSESSDNASNGCMDECNGINEVNVDDVEGDAVSDSDNEVPSPGRYGLDSLKDRQLSVEYLEDECDVVQDVDDLDVSCGEFSGKLPLKGCSGFLLHKTPDLANDPEERAKLRHKPLVDGPTIIYAPTRKETLSISKFLSKFGIKAAAYNAKLPKSHLRQVHKEFHENTLQVIVATIAFGMGIDKLNVRRIIHYGWPQSLEAYYQEAGRAGRDGKVAECVLYANLSRTPTLLPSQRSEEQTRQAYKMLSDCFRYGMNTSCCRSKTLVEYFGEHFLLEKCLVCDICIKGPPERQSLKTEAMIFLQVVSTHCRNFADISYGGYEGRLGERPNIKALVSRIREQYQQFSASDLLWWRGLARLLEVEGFIREGDDMASHHHSCYTCQS; translated from the exons ATGGACCCAGACCAAGTTGTTGCTGAATTGGTTGGAATGGGATTTGAGTTATCTGATATTACAAATGCTGTAGAAGTTGTGGGTCCATCAATTGATAGTGCGATTGATTATCTACTCGATGATTCTCGAAGAAACACTGCAAGTGCATCAACTAGTACTGCATGTTTCACCAGTCGTGCTGGTATGCTGGGAAAAAGAGGCTCCTCTTCTTCGTCTTGTTCTGCAGGCAAAATACGGCAATCGAGCATAAACGAATTCACTCAATCAGCAAGTAGACCTAAAAGAAGCAAGACAATGAATAAGTTGAATATGTCTCAATCAGAAGTCTTGCAAAGAGATACGGGAGGCCAGAATGTGCATCCTCCTCTAGAGGATTCTGATCTCCACGTTGCAACTGAAAAGGCTGTATCATCATCTTATTGTAAAGATGAAGATATTGGACCAGATTGGCAAAAGAAGGTCAAGACTTTGTTGCAGAAACACTTTGGATTTCcattgttgaaggattttcagaAAGATGCTCTGGAAGCTTGGTTATCTCACCAAGACTGTCTTGTTCTTGCAGCAACAGGATCAG GGAAATCTTTGTGTTTTCAGATTCCGGCATTGCTGACTGGGAAGGTTGTCATAGTTATATCACCGTTGATTAGCTTGATGCACGATCAGTGTTTGAAGTTGGCAAAACATGGTGTTTCTGCTTGCTTCCTTGGATCTGGTCAAACTGATCGAAGTGTTGAACAAAAAGCAATGGCAGGCATGTATAGTATCATTTATGTATGCCCTGAGACAATTCTAAG ACTCATAAAACCCCTCCAAAGCCTTGCAGAAAGTCGTGGAATTGCTCTATTTGCAGTCGATGAAGTTCATTGTGTTTCTAAGTGGGGTCATGATTTTCGACCAGATTACag GCGATTATCTGTTTTGAGAGAGAGCTTTAGAATGGATACCATGAAGTTCCTGAAGTTTGACATTCCGATCATGGCACTGACTGCTACAGCCACTACTCGTGTTCGAGAAGACATTCTGCAGTCATTGCACATGTCAAAAGCGACAAAAATTGTTCTCACTTCGTTTTTCCGGCCAAATCTCCGATTTTTA GTGAAACACTCTAAAACATCATCCTTAGCATCCTACAAGAAGGATTTTCATGAATTGATAAGCATTTATTCTAGAAAAGGGAAGTCTTCCGCGAAAAATAAGTTCATGTCTACAAATTTGGAGGAGAACTCTGAAAGCTCTGATAATGCTTCCAATGGTTGCATGGATGAATGTAATGGGATCAATGAGGTTAATGTAGACGACGTTGAGGGGGATGCTGTTTCTGACAGTGACAATGAAGTACCTTCTCCTGGGAGATATGGTTTAGATTCATTGAAGGATAGACAACTGTCTGTTGAGTATCTGGAAGATGAGTGTGATGTTGTGCAAGATGTTGATGATTTGGATG TTTCTTGTGGTGAATTTAGTGGAAAACTACCACTGAAAGGTTGTAGTGGTTTTCTGTTGCACAAAACTCCTGATCTGGCCAATGATCCAGAAGAAAGAGCAAAGCTTCGACACAAACCGTTGGTGGATGGACCAACAATAATCTATGCCCCAACTAGGAAAGAAACATTAAGTATATCAaaatttctttctaaatttgGGATCAAGGCTGCTGCTTACAATGCTAAG TTGCCAAAATCACATCTGAGGCAGGTGCATAAGGAATTTCACGAGAACACTCTGCAG GTCATTGTCGCAACAATTGCCTTTGGGATGGGAATTGACAAGTTGAATGTGCGAAGGATCATCCACTATGGTTGGCCCCAG AGTCTGGAGGCTTATTATCAAGAGGCTGGTCGAGCTGGTCGGGATGGAAAAGTAGCAGAGTGTG TCCTGTATGCAAACTTGTCAAGAACACCTACGCTTCTACCAAGTCAAAGAAGTGAGGAGCAGACAAGACAAGCATATAAGATGTTATCTGATTGCTTTAG ATATGGAATGAACACTTCTTGCTGTAGATCCAAGACACTTGTGGAGTACTTTGGCGAGCACTTTCTTTTGGAGAAATGTCTTGT GTGTGATATATGCATCAAAGGTCCACCTGAAAGACAGAGTTTAAAGACTGAGGCGATGATCTTCTTGCAAGTTGTTTCTACTCATTGT AGAAATTTTGCAGACATCTCCTATGGTGGTTATGAAGGGAGACTTGGCGAGAGGCCAAACATCAAGGCTTTAGTCAGCAGAATAAGGGAACAG TATCAACAATTTAGTGCAAGTGACCTCTTGTGGTGGAGAGGTCTTGCTCGACTGTTGGAAGTTGAAGGATTTATTAGGGAGGGCGATGACATG GCTTCACATCATCATTCTTGCTATACTTGCCAATCTTGA
- the LOC125847786 gene encoding ATP-dependent DNA helicase Q-like SIM isoform X4 encodes MDPDQVVAELVGMGFELSDITNAVEVVGPSIDSAIDYLLDDSRRNTASASTSTACFTSRAGMLGKRGSSSSSCSAGKIRQSSINEFTQSASRPKRSKTMNKLNMSQSEVLQRDTGGQNVHPPLEDSDLHVATEKAVSSSYCKDEDIGPDWQKKVKTLLQKHFGFPLLKDFQKDALEAWLSHQDCLVLAATGSGKSLCFQIPALLTGKVVIVISPLISLMHDQCLKLAKHGVSACFLGSGQTDRSVEQKAMAGMYSIIYVCPETILRLIKPLQSLAESRGIALFAVDEVHCVSKWGHDFRPDYRRLSVLRESFRMDTMKFLKFDIPIMALTATATTRVREDILQSLHMSKATKIVLTSFFRPNLRFLVKHSKTSSLASYKKDFHELISIYSRKGKSSAKNKFMSTNLEENSESSDNASNGCMDECNGINEVNVDDVEGDAVSDSDNEVPSPGRYGLDSLKDRQLSVEYLEDECDVVQDVDDLDVSCGEFSGKLPLKGCSGFLLHKTPDLANDPEERAKLRHKPLVDGPTIIYAPTRKETLSISKFLSKFGIKAAAYNAKLPKSHLRQVHKEFHENTLQVIVATIAFGMGIDKLNVRRIIHYGWPQSLEAYYQEAGRAGRDGKVAECVLYANLSRTPTLLPSQRSEEQTRQAYKMLSDCFRYGMNTSCCRSKTLVEYFGEHFLLEKCLVCDICIKGPPERQSLKTEAMIFLQVVSTHCRNFADISYGGYEGRLGERPNIKALVSRIREQASHHHSCYTCQS; translated from the exons ATGGACCCAGACCAAGTTGTTGCTGAATTGGTTGGAATGGGATTTGAGTTATCTGATATTACAAATGCTGTAGAAGTTGTGGGTCCATCAATTGATAGTGCGATTGATTATCTACTCGATGATTCTCGAAGAAACACTGCAAGTGCATCAACTAGTACTGCATGTTTCACCAGTCGTGCTGGTATGCTGGGAAAAAGAGGCTCCTCTTCTTCGTCTTGTTCTGCAGGCAAAATACGGCAATCGAGCATAAACGAATTCACTCAATCAGCAAGTAGACCTAAAAGAAGCAAGACAATGAATAAGTTGAATATGTCTCAATCAGAAGTCTTGCAAAGAGATACGGGAGGCCAGAATGTGCATCCTCCTCTAGAGGATTCTGATCTCCACGTTGCAACTGAAAAGGCTGTATCATCATCTTATTGTAAAGATGAAGATATTGGACCAGATTGGCAAAAGAAGGTCAAGACTTTGTTGCAGAAACACTTTGGATTTCcattgttgaaggattttcagaAAGATGCTCTGGAAGCTTGGTTATCTCACCAAGACTGTCTTGTTCTTGCAGCAACAGGATCAG GGAAATCTTTGTGTTTTCAGATTCCGGCATTGCTGACTGGGAAGGTTGTCATAGTTATATCACCGTTGATTAGCTTGATGCACGATCAGTGTTTGAAGTTGGCAAAACATGGTGTTTCTGCTTGCTTCCTTGGATCTGGTCAAACTGATCGAAGTGTTGAACAAAAAGCAATGGCAGGCATGTATAGTATCATTTATGTATGCCCTGAGACAATTCTAAG ACTCATAAAACCCCTCCAAAGCCTTGCAGAAAGTCGTGGAATTGCTCTATTTGCAGTCGATGAAGTTCATTGTGTTTCTAAGTGGGGTCATGATTTTCGACCAGATTACag GCGATTATCTGTTTTGAGAGAGAGCTTTAGAATGGATACCATGAAGTTCCTGAAGTTTGACATTCCGATCATGGCACTGACTGCTACAGCCACTACTCGTGTTCGAGAAGACATTCTGCAGTCATTGCACATGTCAAAAGCGACAAAAATTGTTCTCACTTCGTTTTTCCGGCCAAATCTCCGATTTTTA GTGAAACACTCTAAAACATCATCCTTAGCATCCTACAAGAAGGATTTTCATGAATTGATAAGCATTTATTCTAGAAAAGGGAAGTCTTCCGCGAAAAATAAGTTCATGTCTACAAATTTGGAGGAGAACTCTGAAAGCTCTGATAATGCTTCCAATGGTTGCATGGATGAATGTAATGGGATCAATGAGGTTAATGTAGACGACGTTGAGGGGGATGCTGTTTCTGACAGTGACAATGAAGTACCTTCTCCTGGGAGATATGGTTTAGATTCATTGAAGGATAGACAACTGTCTGTTGAGTATCTGGAAGATGAGTGTGATGTTGTGCAAGATGTTGATGATTTGGATG TTTCTTGTGGTGAATTTAGTGGAAAACTACCACTGAAAGGTTGTAGTGGTTTTCTGTTGCACAAAACTCCTGATCTGGCCAATGATCCAGAAGAAAGAGCAAAGCTTCGACACAAACCGTTGGTGGATGGACCAACAATAATCTATGCCCCAACTAGGAAAGAAACATTAAGTATATCAaaatttctttctaaatttgGGATCAAGGCTGCTGCTTACAATGCTAAG TTGCCAAAATCACATCTGAGGCAGGTGCATAAGGAATTTCACGAGAACACTCTGCAG GTCATTGTCGCAACAATTGCCTTTGGGATGGGAATTGACAAGTTGAATGTGCGAAGGATCATCCACTATGGTTGGCCCCAG AGTCTGGAGGCTTATTATCAAGAGGCTGGTCGAGCTGGTCGGGATGGAAAAGTAGCAGAGTGTG TCCTGTATGCAAACTTGTCAAGAACACCTACGCTTCTACCAAGTCAAAGAAGTGAGGAGCAGACAAGACAAGCATATAAGATGTTATCTGATTGCTTTAG ATATGGAATGAACACTTCTTGCTGTAGATCCAAGACACTTGTGGAGTACTTTGGCGAGCACTTTCTTTTGGAGAAATGTCTTGT GTGTGATATATGCATCAAAGGTCCACCTGAAAGACAGAGTTTAAAGACTGAGGCGATGATCTTCTTGCAAGTTGTTTCTACTCATTGT AGAAATTTTGCAGACATCTCCTATGGTGGTTATGAAGGGAGACTTGGCGAGAGGCCAAACATCAAGGCTTTAGTCAGCAGAATAAGGGAACAG GCTTCACATCATCATTCTTGCTATACTTGCCAATCTTGA
- the LOC125847786 gene encoding ATP-dependent DNA helicase Q-like SIM isoform X1 gives MDPDQVVAELVGMGFELSDITNAVEVVGPSIDSAIDYLLDDSRRNTASASTSTACFTSRAGMLGKRGSSSSSCSAGKIRQSSINEFTQSASRPKRSKTMNKLNMSQSEVLQRDTGGQNVHPPLEDSDLHVATEKAVSSSYCKDEDIGPDWQKKVKTLLQKHFGFPLLKDFQKDALEAWLSHQDCLVLAATGSGKSLCFQIPALLTGKVVIVISPLISLMHDQCLKLAKHGVSACFLGSGQTDRSVEQKAMAGMYSIIYVCPETILRLIKPLQSLAESRGIALFAVDEVHCVSKWGHDFRPDYRRLSVLRESFRMDTMKFLKFDIPIMALTATATTRVREDILQSLHMSKATKIVLTSFFRPNLRFLVKHSKTSSLASYKKDFHELISIYSRKGKSSAKNKFMSTNLEENSESSDNASNGCMDECNGINEVNVDDVEGDAVSDSDNEVPSPGRYGLDSLKDRQLSVEYLEDECDVVQDVDDLDVSCGEFSGKLPLKGCSGFLLHKTPDLANDPEERAKLRHKPLVDGPTIIYAPTRKETLSISKFLSKFGIKAAAYNAKLPKSHLRQVHKEFHENTLQVIVATIAFGMGIDKLNVRRIIHYGWPQSLEAYYQEAGRAGRDGKVAECVLYANLSRTPTLLPSQRSEEQTRQAYKMLSDCFRYGMNTSCCRSKTLVEYFGEHFLLEKCLVCDICIKGPPERQSLKTEAMIFLQVVSTHCRNFADISYGGYEGRLGERPNIKALVSRIREQYQQFSASDLLWWRGLARLLEVEGFIREGDDMTRVQIKYPEVTERGRQFLSSETEQPFHVYPEADMLLSMTSPKSFSSFAEWGKGWADPEIRRQRLQRKRTWKSPRKRKSRKRQPDSNTVRGRLTAKLSKK, from the exons ATGGACCCAGACCAAGTTGTTGCTGAATTGGTTGGAATGGGATTTGAGTTATCTGATATTACAAATGCTGTAGAAGTTGTGGGTCCATCAATTGATAGTGCGATTGATTATCTACTCGATGATTCTCGAAGAAACACTGCAAGTGCATCAACTAGTACTGCATGTTTCACCAGTCGTGCTGGTATGCTGGGAAAAAGAGGCTCCTCTTCTTCGTCTTGTTCTGCAGGCAAAATACGGCAATCGAGCATAAACGAATTCACTCAATCAGCAAGTAGACCTAAAAGAAGCAAGACAATGAATAAGTTGAATATGTCTCAATCAGAAGTCTTGCAAAGAGATACGGGAGGCCAGAATGTGCATCCTCCTCTAGAGGATTCTGATCTCCACGTTGCAACTGAAAAGGCTGTATCATCATCTTATTGTAAAGATGAAGATATTGGACCAGATTGGCAAAAGAAGGTCAAGACTTTGTTGCAGAAACACTTTGGATTTCcattgttgaaggattttcagaAAGATGCTCTGGAAGCTTGGTTATCTCACCAAGACTGTCTTGTTCTTGCAGCAACAGGATCAG GGAAATCTTTGTGTTTTCAGATTCCGGCATTGCTGACTGGGAAGGTTGTCATAGTTATATCACCGTTGATTAGCTTGATGCACGATCAGTGTTTGAAGTTGGCAAAACATGGTGTTTCTGCTTGCTTCCTTGGATCTGGTCAAACTGATCGAAGTGTTGAACAAAAAGCAATGGCAGGCATGTATAGTATCATTTATGTATGCCCTGAGACAATTCTAAG ACTCATAAAACCCCTCCAAAGCCTTGCAGAAAGTCGTGGAATTGCTCTATTTGCAGTCGATGAAGTTCATTGTGTTTCTAAGTGGGGTCATGATTTTCGACCAGATTACag GCGATTATCTGTTTTGAGAGAGAGCTTTAGAATGGATACCATGAAGTTCCTGAAGTTTGACATTCCGATCATGGCACTGACTGCTACAGCCACTACTCGTGTTCGAGAAGACATTCTGCAGTCATTGCACATGTCAAAAGCGACAAAAATTGTTCTCACTTCGTTTTTCCGGCCAAATCTCCGATTTTTA GTGAAACACTCTAAAACATCATCCTTAGCATCCTACAAGAAGGATTTTCATGAATTGATAAGCATTTATTCTAGAAAAGGGAAGTCTTCCGCGAAAAATAAGTTCATGTCTACAAATTTGGAGGAGAACTCTGAAAGCTCTGATAATGCTTCCAATGGTTGCATGGATGAATGTAATGGGATCAATGAGGTTAATGTAGACGACGTTGAGGGGGATGCTGTTTCTGACAGTGACAATGAAGTACCTTCTCCTGGGAGATATGGTTTAGATTCATTGAAGGATAGACAACTGTCTGTTGAGTATCTGGAAGATGAGTGTGATGTTGTGCAAGATGTTGATGATTTGGATG TTTCTTGTGGTGAATTTAGTGGAAAACTACCACTGAAAGGTTGTAGTGGTTTTCTGTTGCACAAAACTCCTGATCTGGCCAATGATCCAGAAGAAAGAGCAAAGCTTCGACACAAACCGTTGGTGGATGGACCAACAATAATCTATGCCCCAACTAGGAAAGAAACATTAAGTATATCAaaatttctttctaaatttgGGATCAAGGCTGCTGCTTACAATGCTAAG TTGCCAAAATCACATCTGAGGCAGGTGCATAAGGAATTTCACGAGAACACTCTGCAG GTCATTGTCGCAACAATTGCCTTTGGGATGGGAATTGACAAGTTGAATGTGCGAAGGATCATCCACTATGGTTGGCCCCAG AGTCTGGAGGCTTATTATCAAGAGGCTGGTCGAGCTGGTCGGGATGGAAAAGTAGCAGAGTGTG TCCTGTATGCAAACTTGTCAAGAACACCTACGCTTCTACCAAGTCAAAGAAGTGAGGAGCAGACAAGACAAGCATATAAGATGTTATCTGATTGCTTTAG ATATGGAATGAACACTTCTTGCTGTAGATCCAAGACACTTGTGGAGTACTTTGGCGAGCACTTTCTTTTGGAGAAATGTCTTGT GTGTGATATATGCATCAAAGGTCCACCTGAAAGACAGAGTTTAAAGACTGAGGCGATGATCTTCTTGCAAGTTGTTTCTACTCATTGT AGAAATTTTGCAGACATCTCCTATGGTGGTTATGAAGGGAGACTTGGCGAGAGGCCAAACATCAAGGCTTTAGTCAGCAGAATAAGGGAACAG TATCAACAATTTAGTGCAAGTGACCTCTTGTGGTGGAGAGGTCTTGCTCGACTGTTGGAAGTTGAAGGATTTATTAGGGAGGGCGATGACATG ACCCGTGTGCAGATAAAATATCCAGAAGTAACAGAACGTGGAAGGCAGTTCCTGAGTTCTGAAACAGAGCAGCCATTCCATGTTTATCCTGAAGCAGATATGTTGCTTTCCATGACAAGCCCCAAGTCCTTTTCCAGTTTTGCTGAATGGGGAAAAGGGTGGGCTGATCCCGAGATCCGTCGCCAACGATTGCAAAGAAAGCGAACATGGAAATCTCCGAGAAAACGAAAATCACGTAAACGTCAGCCTGATTCTAATACGGTTCGAGGAAGATTGACTGCCAAGCTGTCAAAAAAGTGA
- the LOC125847786 gene encoding ATP-dependent DNA helicase Q-like SIM isoform X2 gives MDPDQVVAELVGMGFELSDITNAVEVVGPSIDSAIDYLLDDSRRNTASASTSTACFTSRAGMLGKRGSSSSSCSAGKIRQSSINEFTQSASRPKRSKTMNKLNMSQSEVLQRDTGGQNVHPPLEDSDLHVATEKAVSSSYCKDEDIGPDWQKKVKTLLQKHFGFPLLKDFQKDALEAWLSHQDCLVLAATGSGKSLCFQIPALLTGKVVIVISPLISLMHDQCLKLAKHGVSACFLGSGQTDRSVEQKAMAGMYSIIYVCPETILRLIKPLQSLAESRGIALFAVDEVHCVSKWGHDFRPDYRRLSVLRESFRMDTMKFLKFDIPIMALTATATTRVREDILQSLHMSKATKIVLTSFFRPNLRFLVKHSKTSSLASYKKDFHELISIYSRKGKSSAKNKFMSTNLEENSESSDNASNGCMDECNGINEVNVDDVEGDAVSDSDNEVPSPGRYGLDSLKDRQLSVEYLEDECDVVQDVDDLDVSCGEFSGKLPLKGCSGFLLHKTPDLANDPEERAKLRHKPLVDGPTIIYAPTRKETLSISKFLSKFGIKAAAYNAKLPKSHLRQVHKEFHENTLQVIVATIAFGMGIDKLNVRRIIHYGWPQSLEAYYQEAGRAGRDGKVAECVLYANLSRTPTLLPSQRSEEQTRQAYKMLSDCFRYGMNTSCCRSKTLVEYFGEHFLLEKCLVCDICIKGPPERQSLKTEAMIFLQVVSTHCRNFADISYGGYEGRLGERPNIKALVSRIREQYQQFSASDLLWWRGLARLLEVEGFIREGDDMIKYPEVTERGRQFLSSETEQPFHVYPEADMLLSMTSPKSFSSFAEWGKGWADPEIRRQRLQRKRTWKSPRKRKSRKRQPDSNTVRGRLTAKLSKK, from the exons ATGGACCCAGACCAAGTTGTTGCTGAATTGGTTGGAATGGGATTTGAGTTATCTGATATTACAAATGCTGTAGAAGTTGTGGGTCCATCAATTGATAGTGCGATTGATTATCTACTCGATGATTCTCGAAGAAACACTGCAAGTGCATCAACTAGTACTGCATGTTTCACCAGTCGTGCTGGTATGCTGGGAAAAAGAGGCTCCTCTTCTTCGTCTTGTTCTGCAGGCAAAATACGGCAATCGAGCATAAACGAATTCACTCAATCAGCAAGTAGACCTAAAAGAAGCAAGACAATGAATAAGTTGAATATGTCTCAATCAGAAGTCTTGCAAAGAGATACGGGAGGCCAGAATGTGCATCCTCCTCTAGAGGATTCTGATCTCCACGTTGCAACTGAAAAGGCTGTATCATCATCTTATTGTAAAGATGAAGATATTGGACCAGATTGGCAAAAGAAGGTCAAGACTTTGTTGCAGAAACACTTTGGATTTCcattgttgaaggattttcagaAAGATGCTCTGGAAGCTTGGTTATCTCACCAAGACTGTCTTGTTCTTGCAGCAACAGGATCAG GGAAATCTTTGTGTTTTCAGATTCCGGCATTGCTGACTGGGAAGGTTGTCATAGTTATATCACCGTTGATTAGCTTGATGCACGATCAGTGTTTGAAGTTGGCAAAACATGGTGTTTCTGCTTGCTTCCTTGGATCTGGTCAAACTGATCGAAGTGTTGAACAAAAAGCAATGGCAGGCATGTATAGTATCATTTATGTATGCCCTGAGACAATTCTAAG ACTCATAAAACCCCTCCAAAGCCTTGCAGAAAGTCGTGGAATTGCTCTATTTGCAGTCGATGAAGTTCATTGTGTTTCTAAGTGGGGTCATGATTTTCGACCAGATTACag GCGATTATCTGTTTTGAGAGAGAGCTTTAGAATGGATACCATGAAGTTCCTGAAGTTTGACATTCCGATCATGGCACTGACTGCTACAGCCACTACTCGTGTTCGAGAAGACATTCTGCAGTCATTGCACATGTCAAAAGCGACAAAAATTGTTCTCACTTCGTTTTTCCGGCCAAATCTCCGATTTTTA GTGAAACACTCTAAAACATCATCCTTAGCATCCTACAAGAAGGATTTTCATGAATTGATAAGCATTTATTCTAGAAAAGGGAAGTCTTCCGCGAAAAATAAGTTCATGTCTACAAATTTGGAGGAGAACTCTGAAAGCTCTGATAATGCTTCCAATGGTTGCATGGATGAATGTAATGGGATCAATGAGGTTAATGTAGACGACGTTGAGGGGGATGCTGTTTCTGACAGTGACAATGAAGTACCTTCTCCTGGGAGATATGGTTTAGATTCATTGAAGGATAGACAACTGTCTGTTGAGTATCTGGAAGATGAGTGTGATGTTGTGCAAGATGTTGATGATTTGGATG TTTCTTGTGGTGAATTTAGTGGAAAACTACCACTGAAAGGTTGTAGTGGTTTTCTGTTGCACAAAACTCCTGATCTGGCCAATGATCCAGAAGAAAGAGCAAAGCTTCGACACAAACCGTTGGTGGATGGACCAACAATAATCTATGCCCCAACTAGGAAAGAAACATTAAGTATATCAaaatttctttctaaatttgGGATCAAGGCTGCTGCTTACAATGCTAAG TTGCCAAAATCACATCTGAGGCAGGTGCATAAGGAATTTCACGAGAACACTCTGCAG GTCATTGTCGCAACAATTGCCTTTGGGATGGGAATTGACAAGTTGAATGTGCGAAGGATCATCCACTATGGTTGGCCCCAG AGTCTGGAGGCTTATTATCAAGAGGCTGGTCGAGCTGGTCGGGATGGAAAAGTAGCAGAGTGTG TCCTGTATGCAAACTTGTCAAGAACACCTACGCTTCTACCAAGTCAAAGAAGTGAGGAGCAGACAAGACAAGCATATAAGATGTTATCTGATTGCTTTAG ATATGGAATGAACACTTCTTGCTGTAGATCCAAGACACTTGTGGAGTACTTTGGCGAGCACTTTCTTTTGGAGAAATGTCTTGT GTGTGATATATGCATCAAAGGTCCACCTGAAAGACAGAGTTTAAAGACTGAGGCGATGATCTTCTTGCAAGTTGTTTCTACTCATTGT AGAAATTTTGCAGACATCTCCTATGGTGGTTATGAAGGGAGACTTGGCGAGAGGCCAAACATCAAGGCTTTAGTCAGCAGAATAAGGGAACAG TATCAACAATTTAGTGCAAGTGACCTCTTGTGGTGGAGAGGTCTTGCTCGACTGTTGGAAGTTGAAGGATTTATTAGGGAGGGCGATGACATG ATAAAATATCCAGAAGTAACAGAACGTGGAAGGCAGTTCCTGAGTTCTGAAACAGAGCAGCCATTCCATGTTTATCCTGAAGCAGATATGTTGCTTTCCATGACAAGCCCCAAGTCCTTTTCCAGTTTTGCTGAATGGGGAAAAGGGTGGGCTGATCCCGAGATCCGTCGCCAACGATTGCAAAGAAAGCGAACATGGAAATCTCCGAGAAAACGAAAATCACGTAAACGTCAGCCTGATTCTAATACGGTTCGAGGAAGATTGACTGCCAAGCTGTCAAAAAAGTGA